Proteins from a genomic interval of Gopherus evgoodei ecotype Sinaloan lineage chromosome 7, rGopEvg1_v1.p, whole genome shotgun sequence:
- the SLC25A16 gene encoding graves disease carrier protein isoform X5 produces the protein MAGSMAGITAVICTYPLDMVRARLAFQVKGEHKYTGIIHAFKTIYTKEGGFIGFYRGLMPTVVGMAPYAGFSFFTFSTLKSIGLAQAPNLLGRPSLDNPEVLVLKTHVSLLCGGLAGAIAQTISYPLDVTRRRMQLGAALPDADKCLTMVQTLKYVYRNHGLRRGLYRGLSLNYIRCIPSQAVAFTTYEFMRQLLHLN, from the exons gtatAACAGCAGTCATTTGTACTTACCCTCTTGATATGGTAAGAGCGCGTCTGGCATTCCAAGTAAAAGGGGAGCACAAGTACACAGGGATTATTCATGCATTCAAGACTATTTATACAAAG gaaggaggttTCATTGGATTTTACAGAGGACTGATGCCTACAGTTGTTGGAATGGCTCCTTATGCTG gtttttcattttttacctttagtaCCTTAAAGAGCATTGGACTTGCCCAAGCACCTAACCTACTTGGAAGGCCTTCATTAGATAATCCTGAAGTCTTAGTTTTGAAAACACATGTAAGCTTGCTGTGTGGTGGCTTGGCTGGAGCAATAGCACAGACAATATC ATATCCACTTGATGTAACTCGTAGGCGAATGCAGTTAGGAGCGGCTCTTCCAGATGCTGACAAGTGCCT TACTATGGTGCAGACACTGAAGTATGTATATAGGAACCATGGACTACGAAGAGGATTATACCGTGGTTTATCTCTGAATTATATTCGTTGTATACCGTCCCAGGCTGTGGCTTTTACCACATATGAGTTTATGAGACAGTTGTTGCACCTCAACTAA